The Armatimonadota bacterium genome window below encodes:
- a CDS encoding class II aldolase/adducin family protein, with product MVKDTLQLRQEIIKACLYLSDIGHFIGTWGNISVRVDEGFLITPSAVDYAAMSPEDFVVVSMEGKKVSGQRVPSSETELHRRLLAMRPDLDAFVHTHAPYATCMACAHKSLPVIVEDMAQIIGGEVRCTGYASGGRSKDLSEEACAAIGDDSAAVLLANHGAVAGGRTLSEAVAACRVLEKAAFIYINAAAIGGAHTIPDECISEERNRLLYRYGVEDVTNQ from the coding sequence ATGGTGAAAGACACATTGCAGCTCCGGCAGGAGATCATAAAAGCCTGCCTGTATCTATCCGATATTGGACATTTCATAGGCACATGGGGCAATATCTCAGTGAGAGTGGATGAAGGCTTTCTTATTACTCCCTCGGCTGTGGACTATGCTGCGATGAGCCCTGAAGACTTCGTTGTCGTCTCTATGGAGGGCAAGAAAGTCAGCGGCCAAAGAGTCCCTTCGTCTGAGACAGAGCTTCACAGGCGGCTGCTGGCCATGAGACCGGATCTGGATGCATTTGTGCATACACATGCCCCTTATGCGACGTGTATGGCGTGTGCGCATAAATCGCTTCCGGTGATTGTTGAAGATATGGCTCAGATAATAGGCGGTGAGGTGCGATGTACAGGATACGCCTCAGGCGGCAGGAGCAAAGACCTCTCGGAAGAGGCTTGTGCAGCGATTGGAGATGACTCAGCGGCGGTTCTGCTGGCCAATCATGGAGCGGTTGCAGGCGGGCGCACACTTAGTGAGGCTGTTGCAGCCTGCCGTGTGCTGGAGAAAGCGGCCTTTATCTATATCAACGCTGCCGCGATTGGAGGAGCGCACACGATACCTGACGAGTGTATAAGCGAAGAGCGCAACAGGCTGCTTTACCGATACGGTGTAGAGGATGTTACTAATCAATAA
- a CDS encoding AAA family ATPase: MNLYIGATRQNDGKTITCLGLISALKKRFAKVGYIKPVGQRYVEINGHKVDEDALLVKQVFGLEGDIEDMSPIAVPRHFTEDYIDNPNRTDLVDRAKTAFARVSMSKDIVVVEGTGHAGVGSVFDMSNGDVASMLGCKAVIVSSGGIGRPIDEIMLNKAMFDASGVEILGAIVNKVEEEKYEKVKSYVTRGLERKGLDVLGVMPYRPMLSNPTVEQLLEDIDGELVSGEQGLHNIVGKMVIGAMPPHQAIEYMCDDALLITPGTRDDIILAAMSSCMLGDSPGVAGMILTGGNTPQPSIMDLVAKTNIPVILVRDDTYSVASKIAKLIVKIRPGDLEKISAAEALVDEFVDVDRIIEKLR; this comes from the coding sequence ATGAACTTATACATCGGCGCAACACGGCAAAATGACGGCAAGACCATCACCTGTCTAGGGCTTATCTCCGCGCTTAAAAAGCGTTTTGCGAAGGTGGGGTATATCAAACCCGTCGGCCAGAGATATGTCGAAATAAATGGTCATAAAGTAGACGAGGATGCCCTGCTTGTAAAGCAGGTATTTGGGCTTGAAGGCGACATTGAGGATATGTCTCCGATTGCCGTTCCGCGCCATTTTACTGAAGACTACATTGACAATCCCAATCGCACCGATTTGGTAGATAGAGCTAAAACCGCCTTTGCACGTGTTTCCATGAGCAAGGATATCGTAGTCGTGGAGGGTACGGGCCATGCAGGAGTAGGGTCGGTCTTTGATATGTCCAACGGCGATGTGGCGTCTATGTTGGGCTGCAAGGCCGTGATTGTCTCCTCAGGTGGGATCGGGCGTCCTATAGATGAGATCATGCTCAATAAGGCTATGTTTGACGCGTCTGGTGTTGAGATACTTGGTGCGATAGTCAATAAAGTCGAGGAAGAGAAATACGAAAAGGTAAAATCCTACGTCACGCGGGGGCTCGAGAGAAAAGGGCTCGACGTGTTGGGTGTGATGCCTTATCGGCCTATGCTCTCCAACCCCACTGTTGAGCAGCTCCTTGAAGATATTGACGGCGAACTGGTAAGCGGCGAGCAGGGGCTTCACAATATAGTCGGGAAGATGGTGATCGGGGCAATGCCTCCGCATCAGGCCATTGAATATATGTGTGATGACGCCCTTCTGATCACTCCCGGCACGCGCGATGATATAATCCTCGCGGCTATGAGTTCGTGCATGCTCGGAGACTCGCCCGGCGTGGCGGGTATGATTCTTACCGGAGGAAACACACCTCAGCCGTCTATAATGGACCTTGTAGCTAAGACAAATATCCCGGTGATCCTTGTCCGGGACGATACATACTCCGTCGCTTCAAAGATAGCCAAGCTGATAGTGAAGATCAGGCCGGGTGATTTGGAGAAGATATCGGCAGCGGAGGCACTGGTGGATGAGTTCGTGGATGTGGACCGTATTATCGAGAAGCTGCGATAG
- a CDS encoding HD domain-containing protein produces the protein MDQNIVTLESVRHDPKVRTFIEAANSQMNALGYTEHGFRHAGIVAETARDIIHNLSHNGRTAELAAIAGYLHDIGNAINRLGHPDTAALMAFTLLNEMGMPATEVAEVIAAIGNHEEELGAPVSAISAALILADKSDVHNSRVQNQNPLTFDIHDRVNFSVQKSNMRVDQENKSINLELTTDDQSASVMEYFEIFLSRMLMCRRAADFFGYKFKLIINGVDM, from the coding sequence ATGGATCAAAACATAGTAACGCTGGAGAGTGTTCGGCACGACCCTAAGGTTCGGACTTTCATCGAAGCCGCAAACTCTCAGATGAATGCTCTCGGCTACACCGAGCACGGCTTTCGACACGCCGGGATAGTGGCGGAGACGGCTCGCGACATAATACACAACCTCAGCCACAACGGCAGGACAGCCGAACTGGCCGCCATTGCCGGTTACCTGCATGATATAGGCAATGCGATCAACCGCCTGGGTCACCCGGATACCGCTGCGCTGATGGCATTTACACTGCTAAATGAGATGGGCATGCCCGCCACTGAAGTGGCTGAAGTCATCGCAGCCATCGGCAACCATGAGGAAGAACTTGGCGCTCCGGTGAGCGCAATAAGCGCCGCGCTGATACTGGCTGATAAGTCGGATGTGCACAATTCCCGCGTGCAAAACCAGAACCCGCTCACATTCGATATCCATGACCGCGTCAACTTCTCGGTGCAAAAGTCGAATATGCGCGTCGATCAGGAGAACAAGAGCATCAATCTTGAACTGACGACCGATGACCAGTCAGCTTCGGTGATGGAGTATTTTGAGATATTCCTGAGCCGCATGCTCATGTGTCGCCGTGCAGCCGATTTCTTTGGATATAAATTTAAGCTCATAATCAACGGAGTGGATATGTAA
- a CDS encoding stage 0 sporulation family protein, with protein MPLVVGVSFRRVGKVYYFDPGELALNEGDFVIAETARGVEFGEVVLEPREVSEEELVAPLKAVVRVATGDDLQREASNREKEKHAFEVCERKIAEHGLPMKLLEAECAFDGSQVTFSFSADGRIDFRELVKDVAGALKTKVQLHQIGVRDEAKLIGGYGGCGRSLCCATFLSNFEPISMKMAKDQSLFLNPTKFSGVCGKLMCCLRYEHEHYKYAQKRLPAVGAILQLDDGRAKVIDVNVINNMITVETEQEVQLHIHASQLKLEGLCRRHGVACNMTEKNCQCLLADDSVESAADIEDDLDEEIEDETEQNTEAADLLDDATSSAPKSGGVTFRVPHRDAGHNENKHAPDEHNGNNNGGNGHDNSRRKNKNHRNHPSRGNNGEASNHNRPETPEESS; from the coding sequence ATGCCACTTGTTGTGGGTGTCTCTTTTAGAAGGGTGGGCAAAGTCTACTATTTCGACCCGGGTGAGCTTGCGCTCAACGAGGGTGATTTTGTTATAGCCGAGACCGCACGCGGAGTAGAGTTCGGCGAAGTCGTTCTTGAACCGCGCGAGGTATCCGAAGAGGAACTAGTAGCCCCACTCAAAGCTGTCGTGCGCGTCGCCACTGGCGATGACTTGCAGCGCGAAGCATCAAACCGAGAAAAAGAAAAGCACGCTTTTGAAGTCTGTGAGCGCAAGATCGCTGAGCATGGTCTTCCGATGAAGCTCCTTGAAGCCGAGTGCGCTTTTGACGGCTCACAGGTTACGTTCTCCTTCTCTGCAGACGGCAGGATCGACTTTCGCGAACTGGTCAAGGATGTGGCGGGCGCGCTTAAGACCAAAGTCCAACTCCATCAGATCGGCGTTCGTGATGAGGCCAAACTGATCGGAGGCTACGGAGGCTGCGGGCGGTCACTGTGCTGTGCTACTTTTCTGAGCAACTTTGAACCTATCTCCATGAAAATGGCTAAGGACCAGAGCCTGTTTCTCAACCCCACCAAGTTCTCGGGCGTCTGCGGAAAGCTGATGTGCTGTCTGCGATATGAGCACGAGCATTATAAATACGCTCAGAAACGGCTGCCCGCCGTGGGCGCAATCCTGCAACTGGACGACGGCAGGGCGAAGGTGATCGATGTAAACGTGATAAACAACATGATCACAGTCGAGACCGAGCAGGAAGTCCAACTCCACATCCACGCCAGCCAGCTTAAACTCGAAGGATTGTGCAGACGTCATGGCGTGGCATGCAACATGACCGAAAAAAACTGCCAGTGCCTGCTCGCTGACGACTCGGTCGAATCCGCTGCCGATATAGAAGACGACCTGGACGAGGAGATCGAGGATGAGACCGAGCAGAACACTGAGGCAGCCGATCTTTTGGATGATGCGACTTCATCTGCGCCAAAATCCGGCGGAGTGACGTTCCGCGTGCCGCATCGAGATGCGGGCCATAATGAGAATAAGCACGCGCCCGATGAACACAACGGCAACAACAATGGCGGCAACGGCCATGATAACTCGCGACGCAAGAATAAGAATCACAGGAATCACCCTTCAAGAGGCAATAATGGCGAGGCTTCCAATCACAACCGTCCCGAAACGCCGGAGGAGAGTTCCTAA
- a CDS encoding MBL fold metallo-hydrolase gives MKIRFLGHSSFLITTAAGTRVLTDPYDPGAYPGTLAYDIFNEPVDIVTISHDHKDHNAAHLVKGSPVIIRGSGKFGAEEVDFFGVGTYHDDVKGTRRGKNTVFVMSADGLRLAHMGDLGHILTSDQAAEIGAVDVALIPAGGFFTIDASQAAKVANQVEAKIIIPMHYRTAKCSFNITGVDEFIDGKPNVLKPAGSVLEVTAGSLPSSQQIVVLEPAL, from the coding sequence ATGAAAATCCGATTTCTGGGACATTCATCATTTCTGATAACGACTGCTGCCGGCACGCGGGTTCTCACCGATCCTTATGATCCAGGCGCATATCCGGGGACATTGGCTTATGATATCTTTAACGAGCCGGTGGATATAGTTACAATCAGTCATGACCATAAAGACCACAACGCCGCGCATCTGGTAAAAGGCAGCCCTGTGATAATCCGCGGCAGCGGCAAATTTGGCGCCGAGGAGGTGGATTTCTTTGGAGTCGGAACATATCACGATGACGTCAAAGGCACCAGGCGCGGCAAAAATACAGTGTTTGTTATGAGCGCGGACGGACTCAGGCTCGCGCATATGGGGGACTTGGGACACATTCTGACGTCGGATCAGGCGGCTGAGATCGGAGCTGTAGACGTAGCGCTGATCCCGGCCGGCGGGTTCTTCACTATCGATGCTTCGCAGGCCGCGAAGGTTGCGAATCAGGTCGAGGCAAAGATTATAATACCGATGCACTATCGCACGGCGAAGTGCTCGTTCAACATAACAGGAGTAGATGAGTTTATAGACGGCAAGCCGAACGTGCTTAAGCCTGCAGGCTCCGTCCTGGAAGTGACGGCAGGCAGCCTGCCCAGTTCGCAACAGATAGTTGTGCTCGAACCGGCGCTATAA
- a CDS encoding serine hydrolase domain-containing protein, protein MTEMAFDREKLAAAQQLFEEGINRQLYPGGAMLVSQKNVVVMQVCEGHTSFMREKRVDENTLFDLASLTKPIATAPAVLLLSQKGSISLDQSVTEFFPERNLPHLENVTLRHLLTHSSGLPPWRALYSDGHTREQAIDELFTIEPEYEPGTVYAYSCLGYILLGLVIEKASGESLDRFARRHLFEPMDMPNTLFSPAMIRGPHKYAFAATDHSQTRDRMLNGEVHDDNAFALGGAAGNAGLFSNIQDLAAFCRRITIQEQSCENIPLNNAVLKLMFQNALPDSIGSQSIGWFMKGNNMLPAGDFVSNFAIGHSGFTGTGIVIDPAYELFVILLTNRVCLGDDGLEFRKLRRRVFDAIVGAIV, encoded by the coding sequence ATGACAGAGATGGCGTTCGACCGTGAGAAACTGGCAGCGGCACAACAGCTTTTTGAAGAAGGGATCAATAGGCAGTTATATCCCGGCGGAGCTATGCTGGTGTCGCAAAAAAATGTTGTGGTTATGCAGGTATGCGAAGGCCACACGAGCTTTATGCGAGAGAAGAGAGTTGACGAGAATACACTTTTCGACCTGGCATCTCTTACAAAGCCAATAGCAACTGCTCCGGCTGTGCTGCTGCTGTCTCAGAAAGGCTCGATCAGCCTCGACCAAAGCGTCACAGAGTTCTTCCCCGAAAGAAACTTGCCCCATCTTGAAAACGTAACACTGCGCCATCTGCTCACTCATTCGTCGGGTCTGCCGCCGTGGCGCGCTCTATATTCGGACGGCCATACACGTGAGCAGGCTATCGATGAACTGTTTACAATCGAACCCGAGTATGAGCCGGGGACGGTCTATGCATATAGCTGCCTGGGATACATCCTGCTCGGCCTTGTTATAGAAAAGGCGAGTGGTGAGAGTCTTGACCGGTTTGCGCGCAGGCATCTCTTCGAGCCTATGGACATGCCCAATACATTGTTCAGCCCAGCCATGATCAGAGGTCCGCATAAATATGCATTTGCCGCAACAGACCATTCGCAGACAAGAGATCGAATGCTCAACGGTGAGGTCCACGACGATAACGCCTTCGCACTGGGCGGCGCTGCCGGAAACGCAGGGCTTTTTTCGAATATCCAAGACCTGGCAGCATTTTGCAGGCGCATCACAATTCAGGAGCAATCGTGCGAAAATATACCACTAAATAATGCTGTTCTTAAGCTTATGTTCCAAAATGCTTTGCCCGACAGCATCGGCAGTCAGAGCATAGGCTGGTTCATGAAAGGCAATAACATGCTCCCTGCCGGGGACTTTGTGTCTAATTTTGCCATTGGTCACTCCGGGTTCACGGGTACGGGAATAGTAATCGACCCTGCTTATGAGCTGTTTGTGATCTTGCTGACCAATAGAGTCTGCCTTGGTGACGATGGATTGGAGTTCAGAAAACTGCGCCGCCGTGTTTTTGATGCCATAGTCGGCGCTATTGTGTGA
- a CDS encoding NAD+ synthase — MKDGLSHSLRIALAQINQTVGDIEGNTRKIIDNIAQARERGADLVVFPELAVTGYPPEDLLLKQGFVEDNAAAVKEIAAAAKDITAIVGFVDVAKDIYNAAAVIHNAEIVGIQHKFFLPNYGVFDEDRYFQSGTKAQVYTLNQVTFGVEICEDAWYAGGPHTIEALVGGAQLIIDINSSPFHHGKWRSRERMLCTRASDNTCAFVYLNAVGGQDELVFDGHSLVVGPTGDVVFRCKAFEEQLAIVDLDLSLVEHQRLVDPRRRKAKLKGSSEVCVPEVVLESAQKVERNGGVSESACPPGKVEEVYKALVVGTRDYVNKNGFENVVLGMSGGIDSALTACIAVDALGKDRVRTLIMPSMYSSNETQSDAEIISKNLEIKYDWIAISEIMGSYKDALANVFEGTEPGTAEENLQARIRGNLLMALSNKFGLLVLTTGNKSEMACGYSTLYGDMAGGFAVIKDVPKTLVYKLAEYRNSVSPVIPETIITRPPSAELKPDQKDQDTLPPYEILDPIISAYVQEDRSIKEIVALGFDEDTVRRVVKMIDRNEYKRRQAAPGIKITPKAFGRDRRLPITNRYRE, encoded by the coding sequence GTGAAAGATGGCCTTTCGCACAGCCTGCGTATTGCTCTTGCTCAGATAAACCAGACAGTGGGAGATATTGAAGGCAATACGCGCAAAATCATAGACAATATCGCTCAGGCAAGGGAGCGCGGCGCTGATCTGGTTGTCTTTCCGGAACTGGCTGTGACAGGTTATCCGCCCGAGGATTTGCTCTTGAAGCAGGGCTTCGTGGAAGACAACGCCGCTGCCGTCAAAGAGATTGCCGCTGCTGCAAAGGATATAACCGCGATTGTCGGGTTTGTGGATGTGGCTAAAGATATCTACAACGCCGCCGCAGTTATCCATAACGCCGAGATAGTCGGCATCCAGCACAAATTCTTTTTGCCCAACTATGGCGTCTTTGACGAGGACCGTTATTTTCAGTCGGGCACAAAGGCACAGGTCTATACTCTGAACCAGGTGACCTTCGGTGTGGAAATCTGCGAGGACGCATGGTATGCCGGAGGTCCTCACACCATAGAGGCTCTGGTCGGCGGAGCGCAGCTCATTATCGACATCAACTCCTCGCCGTTCCATCACGGCAAGTGGCGTTCCCGCGAGAGGATGTTGTGCACCCGCGCCAGCGACAACACCTGCGCATTTGTATATCTGAATGCGGTCGGCGGACAGGACGAACTGGTCTTTGACGGCCACTCGCTGGTAGTCGGGCCGACCGGCGACGTGGTGTTCAGGTGTAAGGCCTTTGAGGAGCAGCTCGCTATAGTCGATCTGGACCTCTCACTGGTAGAGCATCAGAGGCTGGTCGACCCGCGCAGGCGCAAGGCAAAGCTCAAAGGATCATCAGAGGTATGCGTGCCGGAGGTCGTGCTGGAAAGCGCGCAAAAGGTCGAGCGCAACGGCGGTGTGTCCGAGTCTGCATGCCCCCCCGGTAAAGTCGAAGAAGTTTATAAGGCGCTGGTTGTCGGCACTCGAGACTATGTAAACAAGAACGGCTTTGAAAATGTGGTGCTGGGCATGAGCGGAGGTATAGACTCGGCCCTGACGGCCTGTATCGCCGTGGATGCTCTCGGCAAAGACAGGGTCAGGACACTGATAATGCCCTCCATGTATTCATCGAACGAGACACAGTCCGACGCCGAGATTATCTCAAAGAACCTGGAGATCAAATACGACTGGATCGCTATCTCCGAGATTATGGGCTCATACAAAGATGCGCTCGCGAATGTGTTTGAGGGCACCGAGCCGGGAACAGCCGAAGAGAACCTCCAGGCGCGTATTCGAGGCAATTTGCTGATGGCACTGTCCAACAAGTTCGGCCTGCTGGTGCTCACGACCGGAAATAAGAGCGAGATGGCTTGCGGTTACTCCACTCTCTACGGCGATATGGCCGGCGGGTTCGCAGTTATCAAAGACGTGCCGAAGACACTCGTTTATAAGCTCGCCGAATATAGAAACTCAGTCTCGCCGGTGATCCCCGAGACGATTATTACCCGCCCGCCGTCAGCCGAGCTCAAACCCGATCAGAAAGACCAGGATACACTGCCGCCGTACGAAATCCTGGACCCGATAATTTCAGCATATGTGCAGGAAGACCGCAGCATCAAAGAGATAGTAGCCCTCGGCTTTGACGAAGACACCGTTCGGCGTGTGGTAAAGATGATCGACAGAAACGAATACAAACGCCGCCAGGCCGCGCCGGGAATCAAGATCACACCCAAGGCATTCGGGAGGGACAGAAGACTGCCTATTACGAACAGATACAGAGAATAG
- a CDS encoding Fic/DOC family N-terminal domain-containing protein → MEPYIPERLPLKEGLIDWAAHVTLIGKANAALARYDGILQGIVNPQVLLSPLMTQEAVVSSKIEGTITSMEEVLEFEASPNIKVSQEKRDDLQEVLNYRRAMGTAVNDMGKRPICINLILDLHRILLSGVIRSEDKIPGSVRTTQNYIAAYGTPIERATFVPPMPQNVMPAFQNWEAYVHAEEKDPLVQLAVLKAQFELIHPFRDGNGRIGRILVPLILYGKELLSSPMFYISGYLDRNHEIYYNRLNAISRKGDWNGWISFFLQAILEQAEENNRKARAIIDLYNQMKQEIPEVTHSQYSLQILDTIFDRPIFNSNYFISRSCLRRSTAQRALKSLIDNGVLLTIRRQSGRSPAWLCFRQLLKIAEDI, encoded by the coding sequence TTGGAACCTTACATCCCTGAAAGACTTCCGTTGAAAGAGGGGCTGATTGACTGGGCTGCTCACGTCACGCTGATTGGAAAAGCCAACGCGGCATTGGCGCGTTATGACGGAATACTGCAAGGCATTGTTAACCCACAAGTTCTGCTATCGCCTCTTATGACCCAGGAAGCGGTGGTTTCATCGAAGATCGAGGGAACAATCACATCCATGGAAGAGGTTCTTGAGTTTGAGGCCAGCCCTAACATCAAGGTCAGCCAGGAAAAACGTGACGACCTTCAGGAAGTTCTCAATTACAGGCGCGCTATGGGAACCGCAGTCAATGATATGGGAAAGAGGCCGATTTGCATCAACCTTATACTAGATTTGCATCGCATATTACTCTCTGGTGTCATTCGCAGTGAAGATAAAATACCTGGCAGCGTGCGAACCACTCAAAACTATATCGCTGCTTATGGCACACCGATAGAACGAGCCACATTTGTTCCACCCATGCCGCAAAATGTTATGCCCGCTTTTCAGAACTGGGAAGCATATGTCCATGCCGAGGAGAAAGACCCTCTGGTGCAACTGGCGGTGTTGAAAGCGCAGTTCGAATTGATTCACCCATTCCGTGACGGCAATGGCAGGATTGGGCGTATACTTGTTCCGCTCATCTTGTATGGCAAAGAATTGCTCTCAAGCCCAATGTTTTATATAAGTGGATATCTTGATCGGAACCATGAAATATACTACAATCGACTCAACGCCATATCTAGGAAGGGTGATTGGAATGGCTGGATATCTTTCTTCTTGCAAGCTATTTTGGAACAGGCGGAGGAAAACAACCGCAAGGCCAGAGCGATTATAGACCTCTATAACCAGATGAAGCAGGAAATCCCTGAGGTGACGCATTCGCAGTACTCGCTGCAAATTTTGGATACCATATTCGACAGACCTATTTTCAACAGCAACTATTTCATATCACGTTCCTGTTTACGGCGAAGCACTGCACAGCGTGCTCTAAAGTCGCTAATAGACAACGGCGTACTTCTTACAATACGCAGGCAGTCGGGGCGTTCTCCTGCGTGGTTATGTTTTAGGCAACTACTAAAAATAGCAGAGGATATTTAG
- a CDS encoding response regulator transcription factor, producing MENVLKKDETGAGKPRVLVIDDEENVCELITLYFEKAGYEVICTGEGNEGVDMVRTQKPDLVILDLMLPGIDGLDVCKEIRKTSNVPLIMLSARVDEVDRVLGLEIGADDYVTKPFSPRELLARVKAVLRRAAYVPSPDEQQVLNMPGLSVSRISREVIVGEQRIDLTPKEFDLLWYLASNRNRVFTREQLLEQVWAYQEFYGDERTVDQHIKRLRRKIEINGSPCRITTIWGVGYKFEIREPAAAL from the coding sequence ATGGAAAACGTGCTCAAGAAGGATGAGACCGGAGCAGGTAAGCCCCGGGTGCTGGTGATAGACGACGAGGAGAACGTTTGTGAGCTTATCACCCTTTATTTCGAAAAAGCGGGTTATGAGGTCATTTGCACCGGCGAGGGCAACGAGGGTGTGGACATGGTCCGAACCCAAAAACCGGATCTCGTGATTCTTGACCTTATGCTTCCTGGAATCGATGGGCTTGACGTCTGCAAGGAAATCCGAAAGACAAGCAATGTTCCTCTCATTATGCTCAGCGCAAGAGTGGACGAGGTCGACCGGGTCCTTGGACTGGAAATAGGCGCGGATGATTATGTAACCAAGCCGTTCTCACCGAGAGAACTGCTGGCTCGCGTAAAAGCAGTTCTGCGAAGAGCCGCCTATGTGCCCAGCCCGGATGAGCAGCAAGTTCTTAATATGCCAGGCCTCTCCGTAAGCAGGATTTCAAGAGAAGTCATAGTAGGTGAACAGCGCATTGATCTGACCCCGAAAGAGTTCGACCTTCTATGGTACCTTGCCTCGAATCGAAACCGCGTGTTTACCCGCGAGCAGCTCCTGGAGCAGGTGTGGGCATACCAGGAGTTCTATGGAGACGAGAGAACAGTAGATCAGCACATCAAGAGGCTCCGCAGAAAAATCGAGATCAACGGCAGCCCGTGCAGGATTACAACTATCTGGGGCGTTGGCTACAAGTTTGAGATAAGAGAGCCTGCGGCAGCCCTTTAA
- a CDS encoding folylpolyglutamate synthase/dihydrofolate synthase family protein: MSENLTYDQALDYMNGLLKFGIKFGLDRIRTLSEALGSPHKQLRVIHVAGTNGKGSTAAFIQAILSEAGYRTALYMSPYVRDMRERIQIDGRMIGREEFAEIISEIKPVADKFSETDLGPVTEFEVKTMAAYLYFARQRVDFAVLEVGMGGRFDATNIVEPYVAVITNVSLDHMERLGNTVGKIAFEKAGIIKTGSLLVTAVDDEEAWRVILDRARQEGAEVWRVISSHARKSGSPSADVQFKYTSKDDNFSIRGPQMQMIGLKPGLIGQFQHINAATAIATVLALEKYEVRIPQQAIRAGISYAYIPGRLEVMRDNPKLIVDGAHNPAAARSLARAVRENFKYEKLILVIGMLSTHPCEGVLARLAPMASDVIATQSKWKKALPAEKLAVEARKHCDNVEIAGNVPDAVSRALEIADKNDLILVTGSFYTIGEVKI; encoded by the coding sequence ATGAGCGAAAACCTTACATACGACCAGGCGCTCGACTACATGAACGGGCTCCTGAAATTTGGAATAAAGTTCGGCCTGGACAGAATCAGAACCCTTTCGGAAGCCTTAGGCAGTCCTCACAAACAGCTCAGGGTTATACATGTCGCCGGGACAAACGGCAAAGGCTCTACCGCCGCGTTCATTCAGGCGATCCTCAGCGAGGCGGGATATCGGACGGCGCTCTATATGTCCCCTTATGTCCGGGATATGCGCGAAAGAATACAGATTGACGGGCGAATGATCGGCAGAGAAGAGTTTGCCGAGATCATCAGCGAGATCAAGCCGGTCGCCGATAAGTTCAGTGAAACTGATCTGGGACCCGTGACAGAGTTTGAGGTCAAAACAATGGCCGCATATCTCTATTTCGCACGGCAGCGAGTCGATTTTGCCGTGCTGGAAGTGGGTATGGGCGGCAGGTTCGACGCCACCAACATAGTAGAGCCTTACGTGGCGGTTATCACGAACGTCAGTCTGGATCATATGGAACGCCTGGGCAATACGGTAGGCAAAATTGCGTTTGAGAAAGCTGGGATTATCAAGACCGGCAGCCTGCTTGTGACTGCGGTTGATGACGAAGAGGCTTGGCGGGTGATACTGGACCGTGCAAGGCAGGAAGGCGCTGAGGTCTGGAGAGTAATAAGTTCGCATGCCAGAAAATCGGGTTCTCCATCCGCTGATGTCCAGTTCAAATATACGAGCAAAGATGACAATTTTTCGATTCGCGGCCCGCAGATGCAGATGATCGGTCTGAAACCCGGACTGATAGGCCAGTTTCAGCATATCAATGCGGCTACGGCGATTGCTACCGTGCTTGCCCTGGAAAAGTACGAAGTCCGAATACCGCAGCAGGCTATTCGCGCGGGAATATCTTATGCTTATATCCCCGGGCGGCTGGAAGTGATGCGAGACAACCCCAAGCTGATAGTGGATGGCGCGCATAACCCCGCTGCAGCCAGGAGTCTGGCCAGAGCCGTACGCGAAAACTTCAAATACGAAAAACTTATACTCGTTATTGGGATGCTGAGCACTCACCCATGCGAAGGCGTGCTTGCGAGGCTTGCGCCCATGGCGTCGGATGTAATCGCTACGCAGTCCAAGTGGAAAAAGGCTCTGCCCGCTGAGAAACTTGCGGTCGAAGCCAGAAAGCACTGTGATAACGTCGAGATTGCCGGAAATGTGCCGGATGCTGTGAGCCGGGCGCTTGAGATTGCAGACAAGAATGATCTGATATTGGTGACGGGGTCATTTTACACAATAGGCGAAGTGAAGATTTAG
- a CDS encoding zinc ribbon domain-containing protein → MPIYEFRCKHCGESFEILTSLSRVNEVRCPACGSADIKRLMSMFASHVGGSSAHSDSCAGCASGHCGSCGCHH, encoded by the coding sequence GTGCCGATATACGAGTTTAGATGCAAACACTGCGGCGAAAGCTTTGAAATATTGACCAGCCTGAGCCGTGTAAATGAGGTCAGGTGCCCGGCCTGCGGCTCCGCCGACATTAAGCGGCTCATGTCTATGTTTGCGTCACATGTCGGCGGTTCTTCTGCGCATTCCGACAGTTGCGCGGGATGCGCCTCGGGTCATTGCGGCTCTTGCGGATGCCATCACTAA